Below is a genomic region from uncultured Sunxiuqinia sp..
TGTTTTAAAATAAAAGGTCCAGCAGTCACTTACAATTATTGCGCCCCCGAAACCTTCCGGCATTAATTCTTCAATTGCCAGATACCCTCTTCAGGGATGAATACCAATAAATGTAGCCCTGGCATTCTGGAATGTCCACACCCAATTATTATTCCCATTAATGTTCACGCTGGTTTCATCACCCCCAATAACCGAATTGTTTAAAACCGTTTTTCTAATGGATTCATATATTGGCTCCAACTTTTCACTTGTTCTGTGTAAAATATTTTTGATGCTCGCTTGACAGATATTTAGGCCAAATATATTTCTCAGCATCTCTTTCAGCCTTTTGTAAGGGATATATTGTCTGGCACTTAAATAGGCAACCAGTGCCTGTGTGTGTTTTCCATAACAGATCGGGCCATAGACACCATTAGGATAAGCCCCTTTTGAAACACGGCCGCAACTGCAGGTCTTTTTGTAAATCTGGTGCTCCGTAACAGTAAAAGTAATATCTGGTATGTCCACAACCTGACGTTTCCCGGAAAGGTCAGGTTCAATTCCGGAAAGGTCATTGCCACAACAATTACAATACAGCGGATGGTGCAGTTCTGTAAAATCAGGCTTTGGGGGCATCTTCATCGAGCTGCCTTTGTGCCCGGGTTGACCGCCTGCTTTTTTGCCGCTGCCTTTTTTTAGGCTATTGGTTTTCTTTAAATTACCAAAATCGCTTGATGGTAGCTTACTGCTATTGTTACTGTTCTTTTTTGTTTCATATTCTGCTAATCTGGATTTGAGTTCTTCAACCACTTGCTTCAATTCATTAACTTGGTTAAGCAAAAAAGTAATAAGCTCTGGTATGCCTTTTTGATCTTGCATGGTAATACAAAGTTCTACAATACTGACAGGTAGAAGTTAAAATGCAAAAGTAGATATTAACACTTTTACCTGCGAAGGCCAAACTTTATCAACAAGTAGAAAGTAATTTTTAAGTTTCAGGAATCATGGACAAATTTAGACCTGAATAGATACATTTGAATAATAGTTGCCAACAAAATATATCACTCAAATATAATAAGGTAGAAAACTATTTACCCTTATCAATTTCCTTGAGACGGACGAAAAGGAAAATGAAAGAAGTTGGAGTCAGTTTTTGCTTGAGCTTTTTAATTGATCTTGAAACAAGCTGCCTGGCTGAGTCATACGAAATTGACATGATTTCACAAATTTCGTCATAATCAAACCCACAGGTAAATTTATAATACAAAACTTCACGTTGTCGGGCATTTAACGTCTTCATAGCCTGCTTTAAAGATCTGATTCTTTGTGCAGATTCTTCATCCTGAATAATTTTTTCCTCTACCGAAAATGTTATTTCAGGCTCCGCGTGCAGAGAGGTAGGCTCAAGCCAGAATAACTTCCTATTTTTCTCAAATGTTCGAAGGATTCTTCGACGAAATGTCTTCAACAAATATAACCTGATATTATCTGTCGAACCTAAATTGTTTCGGTTGCGGATTAAATCATAGAAAATATCTTGAATGGTGTCCAAAATCAGACTTTCATCCTTGGTGAATTTCTTTCCATAGATAAAAAGAAAATCAATATTTTTACCATAGATATCCGACAATGCATAATCTGCATCACACTTAAAATCTTCCCATATCTTACGATCACCTTCCATAGAAACAAATCACACAAAGCACCAACAAAGATAGAAATTGTACCGCACAAGGATGAATTTATCTGTCTGTCAACCCCATTTGTTTAAAAAAATATAATGAACGATTCGTGACTTATTTCCATTCATTCAGAATTCGAACAGACAGATCATTCGTATCGCAATTTCTCCGCCTGATTCCGCATTGCAGCTTTCCTTGGTCTTCTTTCGCAGGATGATATAGCCATTTCCAATACCCTAATAACTGAAAAGATATTAACTTAGCTCCTCTTTAAAGATTACCTCATTTCAAAACAATTCATAACGTACAAACAAAGTAATTCGGATTTCACAAAGCAGTCACAACAATTAAAAAACTAATAAACAAATAATTATGAAAAAACTGATCGGGATTTCTATTTTGATTCTTGTGTTATTAGTGCCTGGACATGGCCAAATTTTAAACAAAACAACAAAATCCAAAGATGCTCCGAACTCTCAATGGAATGGAAAAAAAGTTGCCTTTTTAGGAGATTCAATGACGCAGAAATGGAAAAGCAGAATTGTTTACTGGGAGTATCTGACAGAAATGATGGGCATTGAACCATATGTTTACGGTATTAGCGGACATCAATGGACTGGGATTTACCGCCAGGCATTGAAATTAAAAGAAGAGCACGGAACAGATGTTGATGCGATTTTGATTTTTGCAGGAACAAATGATTATATGCACAATACGCCAATGGGTAGCTTTTATCGTGAAACCGCCAAAGAAACCAACTTCAACGGAACAAATGTTGTGCGGAAATTCCGGGTTATGGAAGTGAGCGACACCACCTTTTGCGGAAGAATCAATAAAGCAATGGCTTTTCTGAAAAAGAACTACCCTGACCAGCAAATTATTATCATGACACCCATTCATCGTGGATTCGCAACATTTAATGCTACAAACGTTCAGCCCGAAGAAAGCTTCGCCAACGCGCTTGGCTTATATACTGAAGACTATGTAAATACACTAAAACAAGCCGCCTCAGTTTGGGCTGTGCCTTTAATTGACTTGTACTCGATAAGTGGACTTTACCCAATGGAAGATTCGCAGGTGAAATATTTTATGAATGAAAAAACCGATCGTTTGCACCCCGGGTCACTTGGTAATTATCGATTGGCAAAAACGATCCAATATCAATTATTAAGCTTTCCGTCAACCTTTGTTGAAAAGCAGTAACTTTTATACGCCTATCTTTTATTCAATGCATTTATACTTTAAAATCGAAATATATGGAGCTCTCTATGGAATTTAATTATGCTTGTTTATGTAACAAACGGGTATGGTCGTTTCATAATTGTTAACAAGCGCGCCCGGGAAATAGGCAACAGCAATATTTGTAACTCGATATTCCTACATTTGTAGCTGATTTGTATCTAATTTCTACGTTGATATATATCTTAAAAACACATCTCTTCATAATCATAGATAAAACGCACAATTAGATACTGAGATATATTACATTAATAACAGCTGCCTTTAAATCAACAGATTTTACCGATCTGAAAATTGTAAATTCCCGAGAACCGAGAGCAGGTAAAATTTAGGCAAAGCAATCAACAAAACACACATATGATAAATTACAAGACAAAGACAAAAATTATTGCAACCATAGGGCCTGCAAGCTCATCGAAAGAACAGCTAAAGAAGCTATTCGAAGCCGGAGTGAATGTATGCCGTCTGAACTTTAGTCATGGTTCACATGCCGATCATCTGGAAGTTATTGATCGCATACTGGAACTCAATGATGAATTACGCACACATGTTGCATTACTGGCCGACTTACAAGGGCCAAAACTACGGATCGGTGAAGTTGAAAACAATGGCATTGAATTAGTTGAAGGAGCCGAAATTAAATTTGTAAATACACCGTGCGTGGGAAATCTCGAGCGTGTGTACATGAGTTACTCCCGATTTGCGAAAGACGTTCAAATTGGTGATACCATCTTGATTGACGACGGAAAACTTAAGCTCGAAGTAACGGCAACAAACGGAGATGACTCAGTGAGTGCCAAAGTGATATACGGTGGAATTTTATCGTCGAAAAAAGGCGTTAACCTACCCAAAACAAAAATATCACTTCCGAGTTTAACCGAAAAAGATATTGCCGATGCAGAGTTCGCATTAGAACACAACGTGGATTGGATTGCATTATCGTTTGTTCGAAGAGCTCAGGATATTATTGATTTACGCAAGATTGTTGAAGCCAAAGAAAAACATACGGGCATTATTGCAAAAATTGAAAAACCAGAAGCTCTTGAAGTTATTGATGATATTATTAGCATTAGTGATGGAATAATGGTGGCACGTGGCGACCTGGGTGTTGAATTGCATTTTTCGGAAGTTCCGATCAAGCAAAAAATGATTGTTGATAAATGTGTAAAGCATGCAAAACCAGTCATTATTGCAACGCAAATGATGGAAAGCATGATTAACAACTTTAGCCCTACGCGTGCAGAGGCCAACGATGTAGCAAATGCTGTTATTGATGGAGCTTCGGCTGTAATGCTAAGCGGTGAAACGAGTATTGGTAAATTCCCCATCGAGGTAATAAAGGCGATGGCCACCATTATTCACGATGCCGAGCAATATGGTTATAAATATTACCGAACCCAGGAACCAAAGATCGAGAAAGAATCATTCATTCTGGATTCGACCTGCCATACCGCATCTTTTATGGCTATTCAGTCAAATGTAAATAACATTATCGTGCTGACCTATTCGGGTGATAGTGTAAGAAAAATAGCAAGCTACCGGCCAAAAGCTGACATCTATGGATTTACACCCAATAAACTTTTACTGCGTCAAATGTCTTTGTACTGGGGAGTACAGTCCTATCCTTGCCAGGATTTTATGTTTACCAACGATGCTGTAGAATACACCCTTACGACCTTATTTTACCAGAAAAAGATTGAAGCTGGCGAATTAGTTGTGAGCGTTGGAACATTGCCATTAAATAAAAAAGGAAGCACAAATATGGTTAAGTTTTCTTATTACAAATCTGATGCATTAGTTCGGGATCAGGATGACGATCAAGAATAAAAATACAAGACAACGAGAGTCAATACTATTTATAAAGAAGAGACCAGCTAGCATGTTTAGCTGGTCTCTTCTTTATTTGTTACCGCAATTGCTTTCGGCAAAAAAGAATGAACTTATCATCGCTTTTTAATTAAAAAAATAATTACCATTCAAAGTCTTTATAAAAACACTTTCCTCGAGTAAGAAGACATAATTTAATGAAACTGCGAATTTGATATCAGAATATTGTTGCTTCAGTGTTTACACAAATTCGAGATCAATACGTGGAGAACTTGTTTTTCCGTTGATCAACCTGTAGACTGTTGAATATGCAGGGAAAACCTTGTCGACAGTATACTTCTTGTAACTATAAAGAGCGAGGATCATAGAAATTGCAAACCCCACAGCCAGTCCACCAATATTCAAACCCGAGAATAGTTTATTATATTTTAAACTTCGCAGCGATTGTTTGATGTTATTTAGTATCATCATCTTCCATTTTTGGCTGTTTCGGTATTTCAAAAATTAACCATAAAATCTAATCTGTCAGCGACTTCTACATAATCATTTTGTCTCCTCGAATAAGTCCATCTTCCAATCGAATAATACGTTTTCCGTATCCGGCGAATTTTTCATTGTGGGTAACCTGAATGATGGTCATGCCTTCGTCATTTAACTGACGAAGCACCTCCATAATCATTTCGCCCTGTATTGAATGAAGATTTCCTGTAGGTTCGTCGGCCAGCAGAAGTTTTGGTTTGCCCACAATGGCACGCGCTATACCAACCAGTTGCTGCTGCCCACCCGAAAGCTGCGGTGGAAAAAGATCCTTCTTTGCCACCATATTGAACCGGTCGAGCAGATCGGCAACCATCGCTTTGCGATCTTTACCTTTTACACCTTTGTAAATGAGTGGAGTTTCAATATTTTCATACACCGTCATTTCTTCAATTAGGTGATAAGCCTGAAAAATAAATCCCATGAAATTCCGATGGTATTCCACTTTGGCCTTTTCCTTTAGGTCGAGTACCGATTTATCGTACAGGAAATAATCTCCGGCCGATGGAGCATCAAGCAATCCAATAATATTCAGCAAGGTTGACTTGCCCGAACCACTGGGGCCCATTATGCTTAGAAATTCGCCTTCCTGTACTTCCAGGTTAACTGACTTAAGCACAAAAGTCCGCTGAAATTTTGAATCATAATACTTGTCGATGTTTTTTAGTTGTATCATAAAATTAACTTTGAGTAGAGAGCTTCGAGCCCTCCTTTTTATTCATATCTATTTTTTCTAATCTTAACTTTTCATTTTACCTCTAAAGGAGACATTTGACTTATATCTCAATTAAATATTATTTCATTAGTTTTTACTGGTGCTCCCTTTAGGGCGTCAGAGGGTGCGAAAGCGACCATTTTATTCATACTTCAAACTGTCTACCGCACTCGAATGGGCTGTTTTTAGTGTTTGATAACTAACGGTTAAAGAAGCGATTAACACAAGCACAACAATTGGCAAAACAAAAAACCACCAATTCATTTCGGTTCTGAATGCATACGATTTCAGCCATTCGTTCATTATAAAAAAGGCTAAAGGAATGCCTAAAATTGACGAATACAATGTTAGATAGATAAACTCGCTGGAAAGGTTATAAAACAAACTCGGCGTTGATGCTCCCAAAGCTTTTCGAACCCCCATTTCCTTTTTGCGGATTAATCCGGCAAACAGAGCCAGTGCCCACAACCCCAAACACGCAATAAAAATGGCCATCAGTGCAAACAGCCCAAAAATGGTAGCAAACTTTCGATCAAGTGTATACTGAGCTTCGTAAAACTGATCGGAAAAGAAATAATCGAAAGTGGATTCGGGGAAGAACTGATTCCAGATTCCGGTTACTTTTTCCGAAACGGAAGCCACGTCGGCTCCCGATATTTTAACAGACAAATATTTTGGTGATAGCCACCCGATGCTGTTATACATGATCATCATTATCGGCGTGTATGCTTTATTAAGCGATTGCTGATGGTAATTTTCAACCACACCAATTACCTGGTAAGGTTCTGATTCTCCTTCAATTAAAATCTTCTGATCAATGGCATCTGCATTATTTGCAAACCCCAGCTGTTTTACCGTTTCTTCGTTCAGAATAACCTTTTTTATATCGTTAGTGAATGTTTTATCAAAGCCCCTTCCTTCCAGAATATTCATTCCGTAAGTGTCAATAAAATCGTAGTCAACCGTTTGCATTTCGTACAAGCGGTTTTGCCTGGAAGCATCTTCATACAAACGATTGGAGGCAAAAAAGGCCACCTCCATTCCCGGAACCGCGTTTGAAATAGTCACATTTTTCACATCGGGCAAATCTTTTAACTGACGTTTAAAACTCAGTACTTTCTCCATTAAATTGGAAGTTTGTGCAGGAATTTTCACGATTAATGTTCTATCAATGTTTATACCCAGCGGTTGATTCTGCATGTATTTTAGCTGCGCATAAACAACCAGGGTTCCGCAAATTAAAACCAGCGACGCCACAAACTGAAAAACAACCAACCCTTTTCGTACCAAGCCAGCACGTTGTGAGTTCAGGTATTTTCCTTTCAATATAATTGCGGGTTTTACATTCGACAACACAAGCGACGGATACAGTCCGGAAAGTATTATGCCCGTTACAAGAAATAATGTGATTAACACCCAAAAGCGCGGCATGTATAAAATTGAAAAGCCGATGTTTTTCCCAATAAACGAATTAAACGATGGGATGAGCAGCAGAAACAAACCAATTGAAATAGCCAGAGCAACAACATTTACCAGGGTTGATTCGATTAAAAACTGAATGATCAGTTGCTTTTTCTGTGCCCCGGATACCTTTCTCACTACCACTTCCCGGGCACGCTCCAGCGATCGGGAAGTAGTAAGATTAATATAATTAATCCAGGCGATGAGAAGAATAGCCAGCGCAATTAAAACCAGGGCTTTTACGGCCTTTGCATTTCCTTTGGCTTCGCGTTCGTATTGTTTTTGCGGTGTCAGGTGTATATCAGTCAACGGTTGTAATTCAATAGCCCAGGTTTTATTTTTTAACGCATCGGCAGTTTTGTACCTTTCCGACATTGCCGGAAAAGCGTTTTCAATACTTGCGGGCGAAATGCCGGGTTCCAGCTGCACATACGAGTAGGTTTCGTGCAGGTACCAGAAATTTTTAATCCAGTCGGGTTGTGTATCCCACGATATAAAATAATCGAAGTTAAAATGGCTATTGCCCGGAATATCTTCAAGCACACCGCTTACCTCGCATTCATAAGTCTGATTCAGTGTTCTGAACTCTAAAATTTTACCCAGTGGATTTTCGTTTTTGAAAAACTTATGTGCTGCCAGCTGAGAAATAACTACTTTATTCGGAGTGCTTAAGGCTGTTGACGCATCGCCATCAATCAGCTTAAACGAGAAAATGGAAAAGAAAGAAGGCTCGGTAATAGCAACGGTATTCTCGCGCGATTTCTCTTCCTCGTAACTCACCATCTGCTCGGTGTTGTTAATAGCAATTCGCACATAATCCTGAATACCGGGAATGTTTTCTTTCATGGCACTGGCGTAACCAAACGATGCGGTTGCCCAATCATCGGTAAGTGTTTCGCCTTCGTAGAATTTACTTTCCACACGATATATACGATCTGCATTTTCATGCATCGAGTCGTAGCTGCGCTCGAAACTTACATAGTTAAAAATGAGCAAGGCCACCACCATACCAATTACCAAACCGGTAATATTTATAAAAGTGAAAAGCCTGTTTTTCAACAAGCTACGAAGTGCTACTTTCAAGTAATTTCTAAACATCTAATCATCTTATTTCATTATTATTTTTCTTTTGTAACATGCTTACAATCACAACATTATGATCCCAATTCAATGCTTTGCTATCGTGGATCTTCGCACTACTCGTATCTGAGTGCCTCAACAGGGTTTCGCGTTGCAGCCCGCCAGCTTTGCCAACTAACAGTTAGCAGTGCAATGCCTAAAGCCAAAAATCCAGCCAGGGCAAATATCCACCAGCTTAAAGTAGTTTTGTAGGCAAAATTTTCGAGCCATTTATTCATGGCGTAGTACGCAACAGGTGTGGCAATTACAAAGGCAACGGCCACCCATTTTACAAAGTCTTTGTTGAGCGTTACCATCACTTCCGAGATTTTTGCGCCATTTACTTTTCGGACACCAATTTCTTTGGTACGCAATTGG
It encodes:
- a CDS encoding sigma-70 family RNA polymerase sigma factor; amino-acid sequence: MEGDRKIWEDFKCDADYALSDIYGKNIDFLFIYGKKFTKDESLILDTIQDIFYDLIRNRNNLGSTDNIRLYLLKTFRRRILRTFEKNRKLFWLEPTSLHAEPEITFSVEEKIIQDEESAQRIRSLKQAMKTLNARQREVLYYKFTCGFDYDEICEIMSISYDSARQLVSRSIKKLKQKLTPTSFIFLFVRLKEIDKGK
- a CDS encoding SGNH/GDSL hydrolase family protein, whose protein sequence is MKKLIGISILILVLLVPGHGQILNKTTKSKDAPNSQWNGKKVAFLGDSMTQKWKSRIVYWEYLTEMMGIEPYVYGISGHQWTGIYRQALKLKEEHGTDVDAILIFAGTNDYMHNTPMGSFYRETAKETNFNGTNVVRKFRVMEVSDTTFCGRINKAMAFLKKNYPDQQIIIMTPIHRGFATFNATNVQPEESFANALGLYTEDYVNTLKQAASVWAVPLIDLYSISGLYPMEDSQVKYFMNEKTDRLHPGSLGNYRLAKTIQYQLLSFPSTFVEKQ
- the pyk gene encoding pyruvate kinase — its product is MINYKTKTKIIATIGPASSSKEQLKKLFEAGVNVCRLNFSHGSHADHLEVIDRILELNDELRTHVALLADLQGPKLRIGEVENNGIELVEGAEIKFVNTPCVGNLERVYMSYSRFAKDVQIGDTILIDDGKLKLEVTATNGDDSVSAKVIYGGILSSKKGVNLPKTKISLPSLTEKDIADAEFALEHNVDWIALSFVRRAQDIIDLRKIVEAKEKHTGIIAKIEKPEALEVIDDIISISDGIMVARGDLGVELHFSEVPIKQKMIVDKCVKHAKPVIIATQMMESMINNFSPTRAEANDVANAVIDGASAVMLSGETSIGKFPIEVIKAMATIIHDAEQYGYKYYRTQEPKIEKESFILDSTCHTASFMAIQSNVNNIIVLTYSGDSVRKIASYRPKADIYGFTPNKLLLRQMSLYWGVQSYPCQDFMFTNDAVEYTLTTLFYQKKIEAGELVVSVGTLPLNKKGSTNMVKFSYYKSDALVRDQDDDQE
- a CDS encoding ABC transporter ATP-binding protein; protein product: MIQLKNIDKYYDSKFQRTFVLKSVNLEVQEGEFLSIMGPSGSGKSTLLNIIGLLDAPSAGDYFLYDKSVLDLKEKAKVEYHRNFMGFIFQAYHLIEEMTVYENIETPLIYKGVKGKDRKAMVADLLDRFNMVAKKDLFPPQLSGGQQQLVGIARAIVGKPKLLLADEPTGNLHSIQGEMIMEVLRQLNDEGMTIIQVTHNEKFAGYGKRIIRLEDGLIRGDKMIM
- a CDS encoding ABC transporter permease encodes the protein MFRNYLKVALRSLLKNRLFTFINITGLVIGMVVALLIFNYVSFERSYDSMHENADRIYRVESKFYEGETLTDDWATASFGYASAMKENIPGIQDYVRIAINNTEQMVSYEEEKSRENTVAITEPSFFSIFSFKLIDGDASTALSTPNKVVISQLAAHKFFKNENPLGKILEFRTLNQTYECEVSGVLEDIPGNSHFNFDYFISWDTQPDWIKNFWYLHETYSYVQLEPGISPASIENAFPAMSERYKTADALKNKTWAIELQPLTDIHLTPQKQYEREAKGNAKAVKALVLIALAILLIAWINYINLTTSRSLERAREVVVRKVSGAQKKQLIIQFLIESTLVNVVALAISIGLFLLLIPSFNSFIGKNIGFSILYMPRFWVLITLFLVTGIILSGLYPSLVLSNVKPAIILKGKYLNSQRAGLVRKGLVVFQFVASLVLICGTLVVYAQLKYMQNQPLGINIDRTLIVKIPAQTSNLMEKVLSFKRQLKDLPDVKNVTISNAVPGMEVAFFASNRLYEDASRQNRLYEMQTVDYDFIDTYGMNILEGRGFDKTFTNDIKKVILNEETVKQLGFANNADAIDQKILIEGESEPYQVIGVVENYHQQSLNKAYTPIMMIMYNSIGWLSPKYLSVKISGADVASVSEKVTGIWNQFFPESTFDYFFSDQFYEAQYTLDRKFATIFGLFALMAIFIACLGLWALALFAGLIRKKEMGVRKALGASTPSLFYNLSSEFIYLTLYSSILGIPLAFFIMNEWLKSYAFRTEMNWWFFVLPIVVLVLIASLTVSYQTLKTAHSSAVDSLKYE